A segment of the Deltaproteobacteria bacterium genome:
TGGCCGTCCTGGACATCGACTACCACCACGGCAACGGCACTCAGGACATCTTCTACGAACGGGCCGACGTCTTCACCCAGTCCATCCACGGCCATCCCCGTCTGGCCTACCCGTATTTCTCCGGGTTCGCCTCGGAGCGAGGCCAGGGACCGGGCCTGGGCAAGAACCACAACTATCCCCTGCCCGAACTGGTGAACGGTCCGGTCTACCTGAAGGTCCTGGCCAGGGCCCTGGCCCGGATCGAGCGCTTCGCCCCGACCTTCATTGTCCTCTGCCTGGGCCTGGACACGGCCAAGAACGACCCCACCGGGTCCTGGAGCCTGAACCCGGCGGACCTGACCGAGGTCGGCCGCCGCATCGGATTTCTGGGCCTGCCGGTCCTGGCCGTCCAGGAAGGCGGCTACCGCATCCCGTCCCTGGGCAAGAACGCCCTGGCCTTCTTCCAGGGCCTGCATTCCGGCATGTCCGACCGGGTCCGTGCCCGGTAGATTTCTCGAGCCCAAATTCATCCCCAAACCCTGAACCACATTCACCCATGGTCCAAGAATCCCTTGCCTTCCGCGACCGGATCCTGCCATCCGACCTCGATGCCGTCCGGACCCTGACCGCCTCCTCGGGCTTCTTCAGCCCGGCCGAAATCGACCTGGCCGTGGAACTCGTGGCCGAGGCCCTGCGCCTGGGCCCATCCTCGGGCTACAATTTCATCATGGCCGAGGAAATGGGCCGGGTCGTCGGGTATACCTGCTTCGGCCCCATCCCCTGCACCGAGAACCGCTTCGACCTCTACTGGATCGTGGTCCTGGACAGCCACCGGGGCCGGGGCCTGGGCCGCGAACTCCTGGCCC
Coding sequences within it:
- a CDS encoding GNAT family N-acetyltransferase, producing the protein MDLAVELVAEALRLGPSSGYNFIMAEEMGRVVGYTCFGPIPCTENRFDLYWIVVLDSHRGRGLGRELLARTEAAAMTLGAVRMYAETASRPQYAPTRAFYLARGYR